A stretch of the Lolium perenne isolate Kyuss_39 chromosome 3, Kyuss_2.0, whole genome shotgun sequence genome encodes the following:
- the LOC127338650 gene encoding uncharacterized protein, translating into MATACALCSVAVLTWFVLIAVLVLSFFVDNGTVQMRVTASYALVDCAPPPPPPSSAARNSSAFRESLLPLLIALPAAAAPHGFASLHSDDHGVFVRGICLGFDHTSSCHACLVAAAENLTSSCLGASRRGGAWRSESCFVAYADTNTSSAREDAFRDVVFSGEDPGGDPNCFDTRKLVALARSMARRRAAKVLGAHVFRDAATLTRRSVAAAQDTVRVFPDVARGDTRVRVLAQCARDRAGAAECARCLGDAARQVPPCSWGLDGAHVRVADVVGYSCFLRVETLVKPQPVATWRSHFLDMATNVLVALEVFATVLAAVASGALV; encoded by the exons ATGGCGACTGCTTGCGCGTTGTGCTCCGTCGCCGTGCTCACCTGGTTCGTCTTAATCGCCGTCCTGGTGCTGAGCTTTTTCGTCGACAACGGCACCGTCCAGATGCGCGTCACGGCCAGCTATGCTCTGGTCGActgcgccccgccgccgccgccgccatcatcAGCCGCAAGAAACAGCAGCGCCTTCCGCGAAAGCCTCCTCCCGCTCCTGATCGCCCTGCCTGCCGCCGCCGCACCGCATGGATTCGCCTCCCTTCACTCCGACGACCACGGCGTCTTCGTCCGCGGCATCTGCCTCGGCTTCGACCACACCAGCAGCTGCCACGCGTGCCTCGTCGCGGCCGCCGAGAACCTCACCAGCAGCTGCCTCGGCGCGAGCCGCCGCGGCGGAGCTTGGAGGAGCGAGAGCTGTTTCGTGGCCTACGCCGACACGAACACCTCCTCCGCGCGGGAGGACGCCTTCCgtgacgtcgtcttctccggcgaagaCCCGGGAGGAGACCCCAACTGCTTCGACACGCGGAAGCTCGTCGCGCTCGCGCGGTCCATGGCGCGGCGCCGCGCCGCGAAGGTCTTGGGCGCGCATGTGTTCAGGGACGCGGCCACACTAACGAGGAGGAGCGTCGCCGCCGCGCAGGACACGGTGCGCGTGTTTCCGGACGTCGCCAGGGGGGACACCAGGGTGCGCGTGCTGGCGCAGTGCGCGCGGGACCGCGCCGGCGCGGCGGAGTGCGCGCGGTGCCTGGGCGACGCGGCGAGGCAGGTGCCGCCGTGCTCCTGGGGCCTCGACGGTGCGCACGTGCGCGTGGCGGACGTCGTCGGGTACAGCTGCTTCCTGCGAGTGGAGACGTTGGTTAAGCCGCAGCCCGTGGCGACATGGCGGA GTCATTTTTTGGATATGGCAACGAACGTCCTGGTAGCGCTCGAAGTTTTTGCAACAGTTCTTGCCGCAGTAGCATCAG GTGCGCTGGTTTAG